Proteins encoded in a region of the Bactrocera tryoni isolate S06 chromosome 4, CSIRO_BtryS06_freeze2, whole genome shotgun sequence genome:
- the LOC120773935 gene encoding serine-rich adhesin for platelets isoform X2 has product MDAVVLHSDIARLVLGYLKRQKLESTSRLFCKTSPHLKHEFTVYRSGFTPHSFCPDLEDIICEYVNIKHIVDRFVSSLTSSQRFELFELKLPEKVKLLLERSLATNSKTQQSENSTHNKNVTKNNSNASSNINSDKENTANKHPKQKRKRDAVAYSSDERLSPFFLSSKNIKRRRILEPFCFISTKQQNLQRQRQTAQTPSTSGDQTEQTDDENEEDTLDEDSNEPENEEENGLHHNETDLSLLEKPTKESTPHSKSANGKFSTPSVPELSQAILDNPQFQMKLVDNINQALNNSKCGETRAEVSNPTASTSKMSVNENNLSEEQQIITSNEMLDQMVKDILKATEQDPAFDAIVENVVGASIQPTNASAGVQCNINAAETAPQQQLISMPAEFDHQQQQQQQQFTFVQQHQQAQLTLPTLSTISQQPTDSSTAPRTPLIIRTAISASNTSLNSGAGDAQILSTLTANNSFGSLIDPNFSISKLIVLNSNDSAQKEAPGGEQIIGNITADNLINHLTNVGDATGDEQQVFIDNATGQFVLLADEGILANFPFLLNGEGIIQQIQPAPAGQQPQNTVIVSSAQKVNAAEENEIEGKIVPCTACKKPQDATVPTSLQSRTTADSETPSGSGIVNMKAFKSLSTPRKRTSHVRTLSFSPKTTAGSQAAQKSSLRPNPIAEECEELANSAHIPERPIIKNVEILPALGGPIDASANESSNSCSVPPLFVTEESSNQTVIKTELSLRETGVVEKTDKIDNKIKSAVSGLNADTPKRKQVRKTAVRACKRQLSKSSDESETKPAPTTEVEQNEESEKSASLSEPPAGEQRVENVKDDKMMEEWLRLRNASNRDLDSRLRQINAEQHAVLPKSVRRDKNTSVKRRSLRRKRQTISKRMRKKARQEAHTKALLAESEADASIVEDEPKEVVKPDIRIVEKSKRGKCTIESRRVSKDRNSKEFNIKIPTPQKDKRETLTKTKSESVESASTDKTATNDDAVDGTAYAEPATQTADNTSVHVSEEHKEQERDRRTANIACLLDTPFKAPTLMDAIPPTPGKPVPSLDTPAAKLRTVDGDMQLSTSYLFGSLTKSELDTPQLSAITPGLRFTPFGSSRDVTPRSGTAPTDYSSGGSYYKPDESEDLDRNFEKLLRDSAQKQRQEEEERAKLLEQHLNAEEVKSALFEEPRQTVVDEREQAEAEAEKICVEIPAEKLRVEPIVLKRVKSFGAEGTESTEATSNIDPHYTLVSDLPEICAEGESSDSSSTASTSTSSSSSNSSTSSSSSSTNSSSTTDEEESATHEKETPTKNANLSLSLDNLSTISSTEDEEWQKLAVTEEENSQLVSNDGEVRYPVRSWLTPSKVDPQAAVETHEQAPATTIKVTVPLKSAEKKNRLEDDLQQKRERMMEKLKQDANQRRVKQPIATTTPSVSKSAALIASRKLVAMREKAKILPAKATMLPTNLEVSQVKLAVEVQEKRTMEVLTALQLSAKKQAPQFSSDSDAGKARKPITVPPMASLDDNATTTLFTQAPTAAVYELTEKTERLPLKTLISKVKAKQRQCEQIEALPALKRSRTTRVGRKKIVRKPLGFKGTNAPETVFEPDQLEEVKTPHKAMTKSVAEQEGSGGKDAVVSPVPRIRIKTPTGLTADRPSALRVSPRLLGNKKGRLKDGNADEKEDGKEDTSEEAVVSGKSKKPLNAAKSKAATTAKRLLATVTKKSPVRTRMTKSKRTAPTEVLQAKIILEEQKQDEDKVRDEQPSEKQKSAGEEILPVEHAKSDKSDSSEKVEKTKSEKKKYTEKKEKESKQLDKPTKASKKDKEAEKIKQTDRPTSAETKSGKHPVTDTTVTAQKRKSKDNIETVDDKEDMTKQKTEATSSSKIIDDASITNENTKTQDATKEIQTRKDTRCEGHESNVDPLDENIQDQAIEKKKLTKENEAAEIAPKPEALPTSTTNMETETADTAETSEEDPLEHCELTSVTDEDPVRFISVTYDGPDGAPANPLPRRDFTNFKMVVAFDEEEKHIWRISNEMVLFSASPASQQIRNIPKKRKVRINTCGSSDNDNITTVGVVHSTTTTSRQATNATVKSSEERNQRENSSNEAKPVATSTPISAPATSSTEEPRRRTTITRNAVAGTEVASGSASAPPAEVAATSSAGPTDVLEIDDIESLLSRLHGKEN; this is encoded by the exons atggATGCCGTTGTTTTGCATTCGGACATTGCGCGTCTTGTGCTAG GCTATTTAAAAAGACAAAAGTTGGAAAGTACATCGCGGCTATTTTGTAAGACATCACCACATCTCAAGCATGAATTTACAGTATATCGGAGCGGTTTTACGCCACACAGCTTTTGTCCGGATTTGGAGGATattatatgtgaatatgtaaatatcaaACATATTG TCGATCGTTTTGTGTCTTCATTGACGAGTAGTCAACGTTTTGAACTTTTCGAACTCAAGCTTCCGGAGAAAGTCAAGTTATTGTTGGAGCGTAGTTTGGCTACAAATTCGAAAACACAGCAATCCGAAAATTCCAcgcataataaaaatgttacaaaaaacaattcaaatgCCAGCAGTAACATAAATTCAGATAAAGAGAACACAGCGAACAAACATcctaaacaaaaaagaaaacg TGATGCAGTAGCATACTCTTCTGATGAGCGCCTAAGTCCTTTCTTCTTAAGCAGCAAAAACATAAAACGGCGACGCATTTTAGAACCGTTTTGCTTCATAAGCacgaaacaacaaaatttacaacgTCAACGCCAAACTGCACAAACACCTTCAACAAGCGGCGATCAAACAGAGCAGACAGATGATGAAAATGAAGAGGACACTCTCGACGAAGATAGTAATGAACCggaaaatgaagaagaaaatgGGCTGCATCATAATGAAACGGACTTGTCACTACTGGAAAAACCGACAAAAGAATCAACGCCGCACAGTAAATCGGctaatggaaaattttcaacacCATCTGTGCCG GAACTATCGCAAGCAATATTGGACAATCCacaatttcaaatgaaattagtAGATAATATTAATCAAGCGCTCAATAACTCGAAATGCGGTGAAACACGGGCAGAAGTTAGTAATCCCACAGCGTCCACTTCAAAAATGTCAGTTAATGAGAATAATCTCTCCGAGGAGCAGCAAATTATCACTTCTAATGAAATGTTGGATCAGATGGTCAAGGACATTTTGAAAGCTACTGAGCAGGACCCGGCTTTCGATGCAATTGTCGAAAATGTTGTTGGTG caTCCATACAGCCGACAAACGCCTCAGCCGGTGTACAATGTAATATCAATGCTGCAGAAACCGCGCCACAACAGCAACTAATTAGTATGCCGGCGGAGTTCGaccaccaacaacagcaacagcagcaacaatttacatttgtacaacaacatcagcaagcACAATTAACACTACCAACTTTATCGACAATATCACAACAACCAACAGATTCCAGTACAGCTCCGCGGACACCCCTAATCATACGTACGGCTATATCGGCATCGAATACTTCACTGAATAGCGGTGCTGGCGATGCGCAAATTTTGTCTACGCTCACAGCAAATAATTCCTTTGGTTCCTTGATCGATCCGAACTTTTCGATATCAAAGTTGATCGTATTAAATTCGAATGATAGTGCACAAAAGGAGGCACCGGGTGGTGAACAGATCATTGGAAATATCACCGCTGACAATTTAATCAATCATTTGACGAATGTCGGCGATGCGACTGGGGATGAGCAG CAGGTTTTCATCGATAACGCAACCGGTCAATTTGTACTTCTTGCCGACGAGGGTATATTGgcaaattttccatttcttctCAACGGTGAAGGTATAATACAACAAATTCAACCGG CGCCTGCAGGCCAACAGCCACAAAACACAGTTATCGTGTCCAGTGCGCAGAAAGTAAATGCGGCCGAAGAAAACGAAATCGAAGGCAAAATAGTGCCATGCACCGCATGTAAAAAACCACAAGATGCTACGGTTCCCACCTCGCTGCAATCTCGTACAACAGCAGATAGTGAGACACCCAGTGGAAGTGGTATAGTGAatatgaaagcttttaaaagcttgTCAACACCACGCAAACGCACCTCACATGTGCGCACGTTATCATTCTCACCGAAGACAACGGCTGGAAGTCAAGCTGCGCAGAAATCAAGCTTGCGTCCTAATCCTATCGCAGAGGAGTGCGAAGAGTTGGCCAATTCGGCTCATATACCGGAGCGACCCATcataaaaaatgtggaaattctGCCAGCTCTAGGCGGGCCCATCGACGCTAGCGCAAATGAAAGCAGCAATAGCTGTAGCGTCCCGCCTTTATTCGTCACCGAAGAAAGTAGCAATCAGACTGTCATAAAAACCGAGTTATCACTACGAGAGACCGGTGTAGTGGAGAAAACGGACAAaatagacaataaaataaaatctgcTGTAAGTGGCCTGAATGCAGATACACCGAAACGCAAACAGGTCCGCAAAACCGCGGTACGCGCATGCAAACGTCAACTTTCGAAATCTTCGGATGAATCTGAAACCAAGCCAGCGCCTACAACCGAAGTGGAACAAAATGAAGAATCGGAAAAAAGCGCGTCTCTAAGCGAGCCACCGGCCGGAGAGCAACGAGTAGAAAATGTAAAAGATGACAAAATGATGGAGGAATGGTTGCGCTTGCGTAATGCTTCCAATCGTGATCTCGACTCGCGTTTGCGTCAGATTAATGCCGAGCAACACGCCGTATTGCCGAAATCGGTGCGCAGAGATAAAAATACGTCGGTGAAACGGCGTAGTTTGCGGCGAAAAAGACAGACAATCTCTAAGCGCATGCGCAAAAAGGCGCGGCAGGAGGCGCACACAAAAGCACTGCTCGCGGAGAGTGAAGCGGACGCGTCAATCGTTGAGGATGAGCCTAAGGAAGTTGTGAAACCCGATATAAGAATCGTGGAAAAGTCGAAACGCGGCAAGTGTACAATCGAGAGCCGACGCGTGAGCAAAGATCGCAACAGCAAagaattcaatataaaaattccAACACCGCAAAAGGACAAACGCGAAACGCTAACAAAAACGAAAAGCGAAAGCGTAGAGAGCGCCAGCACCGACAAAACTGCGACAAATGATGATGCAGTCGATGGTACAGCATATGCGGAGCCTGCAACGCAAACTGCAGACAACACAAGCGTGCATGTATCGGAAGAGCACAAAGAGCAGGAGCGCGATCGTCGTACAGCAAATATTGCTTGTCTGCTGGATACACCCTTTAAAGCGCCAACGTTAATGGATGCAATCCCGCCTACACCGGGAAAACCGGTACCCTCCCTAGACACGCCTGCCGCCAAGCTACGCACTGTTGATGGCGATATGCAACTTTCGACCTCATATCTATTTGGTTCGCTGACAAAAAGCGAATTAGATACCCCACAATTGAGTGCAATAACGCCCGGTTTGCGCTTTACACCATTCGGCTCCAGTCGGGATGTGACACCACGTAGTGGAACAGCACCAACGGATTATTCCTCCGGTGGTTCGTACTATAAACCGGATGAATCGGAAGATTTAGATcgcaattttgaaaaacttttaagaGATTCAGCGCAAAAGCAACGACAAGAAGAGGAGGAGCGAGCAAAACTGCTGGAACAGCATTTAAATGCAGAGGAGGTGAAAAGTGCGCTCTTTGAAGAACCAAGACAAACAGTGGTTGACGAGAGGGAACAAGCGGAAGCAGAAGCTGAGAAAATATGTGTGGAAATACCAGCTGAGAAACTGAGAGTCGAACCCATAGTACTGAAACGCGTTAAATCATTTGGCGCTGAAGGCACAGAGAGCACCGAAGCGACCTCAAATATCGACCCCCATTATACGCTCGTTTCAGATTTGCCTGAAATTTGTGCGGAAGGTGAGTCGTCCGATTCCTCCAGCACAGCTTCTACTTCTACGTCCTCATCTTCATCGAACAGTTCCACAAGTAGCTCGAGTTCTTCAACGAATTCCAGTAGCACAACGGACGAGGAGGAGTCAGCAACGCATGAAAAGGAAACGCCGACCAAAAATGCTAACCTGTCTTTATCGCTAGATAATCTCTCAACAATTAGTAGTACAGAAGATGAAGAGTGGCAGAAGTTAGCTGTCACAGAGGAAGAGAATTCACAGTTGGTAAGCAATGATGGGGAAGTACGTTACCCGGTACGTAGTTGGCTAACGCCGAGCAAAGTCGATCCGCAAGCAGCAGTCGAGACCCACGAGCAAGCGCCAGCGACTACTATTAAGGTAACAGTACCATTGAAATCGGCCGAGAAAAAGAATCGCTTGGAGGACGATTTGCAGCAAAAACGTGAACGCATGATGGAGAAGCTGAAGCAAGATGCCAATCAGCGGCGTGTTAAACAACCGATAGCTACAACAACACCATCAGTTAGCAAGAGCGCTGCGCTGATTGCGAGCCGCAAGCTTGTGGCGATGAGAGAGAAAGCCAAAATTCTACCGGCGAAAGCGACTATGTTGCCAACTAATTTAGAGGTAAGTCAAGTCAAACTCGCTGTGGAAGTACAGGAGAAGCGTACCATGGAAGTACTGACAGCGCTACAGCTTTCCGCCAAGAAACAAGCTCCACAGTTCAGCTCGGATAGTGACGCTGGCAAAGCGCGCAAACCGATCACTGTGCCACCAATGGCCTCGCTGGACGACAATGCAACCACTACGCTCTTCACACAAGCGCCAACCGCTGCTGTGTACGAGTTGACAGAGAAAACCGAGCGACTGCCGTTAAAGACGCTCATCTCGAAAGTGAAAGCAAAGCAAAGGCAGTGCGAACAAATTGAAGCGCTGCCGGCTTTGAAACGCTCACGTACCACAAGGGTGGGACGCAAGAAAATTGTACGCAAACCGCTCGGCTTCAAGGGCACCAACGCGCCCGAAACTGTTTTCGAACCCGATCAATTGGAGGAAGTGAAAACACCGCATAAAGCAATGACGAAAAGCGTGGCGGAGCAGGAAGGTAGTGGTGGAAAAGATGCTGTTGTTAGTCCTGTACCGAGGATAAGAATAAAAACACCGACAGGGTTAACTGCCGACAGACCCAGCGCATTACGTGTTTCGCCGCGTTTGCTTGGCAACAAAAAGGGTAGATTGAAGGATGGTAATGCGGACGAGAAAGAAGATGGCAAAGAAGATACATCGGAGGAAGCCGTAGTAAGCGGCAAATCCAAGAAACCACTAAATGCTGCGAAGTCCAAGGCGGCAACCACGGCTAAAAGGTTGTTAGCGACTGTTACCAAAAAGTCACCTGTACGTACTAGAATGACGAAAAGCAAAAGAACGGCGCCGACCGAAGTAttacaagcaaaaataatattggAAGAGCAAAAGCAAGACGAGGATAAGGTTAGAGACGAACAACCAAGTGAGAAGCAAAAGTCTGCAGGTGAGGAGATATTACCAGTTGAGCATGCGAAATCTGACAAGTCTGACAGTagcgaaaaagttgaaaaaaccaaatccgaaaagaaaaaatatactgAGAAAAAGGAAAAGGAGTCAAAACAGTTGGATAAACCAACGAAGGCATCCAAAAAGGACAAAGAagctgaaaaaattaaacaaacagaTAGGCCCACGTCAGCTGAAACGAAGTCCGGAAAACACCCGGTGACAGACACAACTGTTACGGCACAGAAAAGAAAGTCCAAAGATAACATAGAAACTGTAGATGATAAAGAAGACATGACGAAACAAAAAACTGAAGCGACATCCAGCAGCAAAATTATTGACGATGCGAGCATAACAAATGAAAATACCAAAACACAAGACGCTACTAAAGAAATACAGACACGAAAAGATACCAGATGTGAAGGACACGAATCAAATGTTGACCCACTTGATGAAAATATACAAGATCaagcaattgagaagaaaaaatTGACGAAAGAGAATGAAGCTGCAGAGATCGCGCCAAAACCGGAAGCCTTGCCAACATCAACCACAAATATGGAGACTGAAACTGCTGACACTGCCGAAACCTCCGAAGAAGATCCATTAGAGCATTGCGAACTAACGTCTGTTACGGATGAGGATCCGGTACGCTTTATATCAGTTACCTATGACGGTCCCGATGGTGCGCCAGCAAATCCCTTGCCACGACGAGATTTTACAAACTTCAAAATGGTCGTTGCCTTCGATGAGGAGGAGAAACACATTTGGCGCATCAGCAACGAAATGGTTTTGTTCAGTGCATCGCCCGCATCACAACAAATACGTAACATTCCGAAGAAACGTAAAGTGCGAATAAATACATGCGGCAGCAGTGATAATGATAACATCACCACTGTAGGTGTAGTACATAGTACGACAACAACATCACGGCAAGCAACCAATGCGACTGTTAAGAGCAGTGAAGAGCGCAATCAAAGGGAGAACAGTTCGAATGAAGCCAAACCAGTAGCAACGTCTACACCCATCTCTGCGCCAGCCACGAGCAGTACAGAAGAACCACGAAGGCGGACGAC AATAACAAGAAATGCTGTCGCTGGTACGGAAGTGGCGAGTGGTTCTGCGTCGGCGCCACCAGCAGAAGTAGCAGCGACGAGCTCTGCTGGTCCTACAGATGTTCTCGAAATAGATGACATTGAATCGCTACTTTCGCGTTTGCATGGGAAAGAGAACTAA